One segment of Drosophila ananassae strain 14024-0371.13 chromosome 3R, ASM1763931v2, whole genome shotgun sequence DNA contains the following:
- the LOC26514811 gene encoding transmembrane protein 65 isoform X4 has translation MCRERPLAQYIDNKTSGNALICSVDSRVVFSTVSRFFATCGDAILCQSSQVTKTKRVEAAPPPTAGQLYSIFFVNAVPFIAFGFLDNFIMIIAGEYIELSVGQVVTLSTMATAGLGNTISDIMGITLATYVENGCQILGLKQPMLTSAQFELKSSKRATSIGRIMGITVGCLLGMCPLWFMNEKAEILDDN, from the exons ATGTGCCGTGAAAGACCATTAGCACAATACATTGATAATAAAACATCTGGAAACGCTTTAATTTGTTCTGTAGATAGCAGGGTTGTTTTTTCCACAGTTTCCAGATTTTTCGCTACTTGTGGGGATGCAATCTTGTGTCAGTCTTCGCAAGTTACGAAAACTAAGCGAG TTGAGGCTGCACCACCGCCTACCGCCGGTCAATTGTACAGCA TATTTTTTGTAAATGCCGTGCCGTTTATCGCGTTTGGATTTTTGGATAACTTTATAATGATAATAGCG ggCGAATACATTGAACTATCTGTGGGCCAGGTTGTTACTCTTTCCACTATGGCAACCGCTGGCCTTGGCAACACCATTAGCGACATTATGGGAATAACATTAGCCACATACGTTGAAAACGGATGCCAAATTTTAGGACTTAAACAGCCCATGTTAACTTCTGCGCAATTCGAGCTTAAGTCCAGCAAGCGAGCAACAAGTATC GGCCGAATTATGGGTATCACTGTTGGATGCCTACTTGGTATGTGCCCTTTATGGTTTATGAACGAGAAGGCAGAAATACTGGATGATAACTAG